The following proteins are co-located in the Ananas comosus cultivar F153 unplaced genomic scaffold, ASM154086v1, whole genome shotgun sequence genome:
- the LOC109705517 gene encoding germin-like protein 8-2 codes for MASRVLLFALLALVLSQAIASDPSPLQDFCVADMNSPVFVNGLVCKNPNFTTPEDFFFKGLDQPGNTMNKLGFNANLVNAMALPGLNTLGISLARLDFAPYGLNPPHTHPRATEVFTVVEGTFYVGFVTSNPDNKLFSKVLNKGDVFVFPEGLIHFQFNVGKTSGFGISGLSSQNPGLITIANAVFKSNPPISDDILAKAFQLDKKIVDWIQTQL; via the exons ATGGCTTCTCGCGTTCTCCTCTTTGCTCTCCTCGCCCTCGTGCTTTCTCAAGCCATTGCCTCTGATCCTAGTCCTCTCCAAGACTTTTGCGTCGCCGATATGAACTCCCCTG TGTTTGTGAATGGACTTGTTTGCAAGAATCCGAATTTCACCACGCCCGAAGATTTCTTCTTCAAGGGGCTTGACCAACCCGGTAACACAATGAACAAATTGGGGTTCAATGCGAATCTAGTTAACGCAATGGCACTTCCCGGACTCAACACGCTCGGCATTTCCTTAGCCCGATTGGACTTTGCACCCTATGGTCTCAACCCACCTCACACTCACCCGCGAGCGACGGAGGTCTTCACAGTAGTGGAAGGCACATTCTATGTTGGATTCGTTACATCAAACCCAGATAACAAACTCTTTTCCAAAGTCTTGAACAAGGGCGATGTGTTCGTGTTTCCCGAAGGGCTTATTCACTTCCAGTTCAATGTTGGGAAGACAAGTGGCTTTGGCATTTCAGGTCTCAGTAGTCAGAATCCTGGCCTGATCACTATAGCTAACGCAGTCTTCAAGTCGAACCCCCCCATCTCAGATGACATTCTCGCCAAGGCATTTCAGCTAGATAAGAAGATTGTAGATTGGATCCAAACTCAGCTCTAA
- the LOC109705509 gene encoding uncharacterized protein LOC109705509, whose amino-acid sequence MSKGQCSKHFPKEFIDETNIDENGFAIYRRRNNGRFVKKNNVNLDNRYIVPHNLPLIVKYQAHINVEWCNKSRLIKYLFKYINKGSDRTRAVIEDNNVCNEGSSNKQNDQVDEIKKYLDCRYLSAYEAIWRLYQFDIQCREPTVEHLTVHLPMMNNVTYHESQNLLDVLNRCNVEKTMFIEWMAINSKYDDACELTYAEFPTKWVWHSTEKVWTKRKRGNRIGRIVYIHPNAGELYFLRMLLTKVKGPKNYTEIRNIDGVVHETYRAACDALGLLGNDMEWRQALEEASHWSSPADLRQLFVTLVIFCEVADPVKLWNEFWKMFTDDIIYKLKKVLGLREIHMPEIELQNYVLFELEVLFNQNSSSLSQFNLPIPNRFVLEDMSNKLLREELDYDVCALKLEHTKLFEGLNEEQLTIYNSVLTSIHENRGDVIFVYGHGGTGKTYLWQTIISKIRSEGKIVLAVASSGIASLLLPGGRTAHSRFKIPIKLDEYSTCEVKKGSQLAKLLSYASLIIWDEAPMNHKNCFEALDRTLRDILKSDDGGTEQRLFGGKTIIFGGDFRQILPVIVGGTRQDIVNASITKSYIWDVCKVFRLSTNMRLLKCPSNDMSKEELAKFAKWILDLGDGKLNAIKLDNEEEATWITIPDDLLIKTNGDGVKDIISAIYGDIQENYNKVSYLRDRAIITPMNETTDEINKYVLSLLPNEEKVYLSSDSLCKSSRNAEDNDVLYPVDFLNSLKFNGVPNHELKLKIGAPIMLLRNINQSAGLCNGTRLVITQLASRVIEAQIFTGNHVGEKVYIPRIVMNVTETKWPFTLKRRQFPVRLCYAMTINKSQEQTLQKVGLYLPRPVFSHGQLYVGVSRVTSRDGIRILIEDKEKTLEGYTQNIVYSEIFYDLNQ is encoded by the coding sequence ATGTCTAAAGGTCAATGCTCAAAACATTTTCCGAAAGAATTCATAGACGAAACGAACATAGATGAAAACGGATTTGCTATTTACAGAAGAAGAAATAATGGAAGATTCGTGAAAAAAAACAATGTTAATCTTGACAACAGATATATTGTGCCACACAATTTACCATTGATAGTTAAATATCAAGCTCATATTAATGTTGAGTGGTGCAACAAGTcaagattgataaaatatttgtttaagtATATCAATAAGGGATCTGATAGAACAAGAGCTGTTATAGAAGATAATAATGTGTGCAATGAGGGTAGCTCTAATAAACAAAATGATCAAGTTGATGAGATTAAAAAGTATTTGGACTGCAGATATTTATCGGCATATGAAGCTATTTGGAGGCTATACCAATTTGATATACAGTGCAGAGAGCCCACAGTTGAACATTTGACAGTACATTTGCCGATGATGAACAATGTAACATATCATGAAAGTCAGAACTTACTCGATGTTTTAAATAGATGTAATGTGGAGAAGACAATGTTTATTGAGTGGATGGCCATAAATTCAAAATACGATGATGCATGCGAACTAACATATGCAGAATTTCCGACTAAATGGGTTTGGCATTCGACTGAAAAAGTATGGACAAAGCGTAAGAGAGGAAATCGAATTGGAAGAATTGTTTATATCCATCCGAATGCAGGTGAACTTTATTTTCTAAGGATGCTTCTAACAAAGGTTAAAGGTCCAAAAAACTATACTGAGATTAGAAACATTGATGGTGTTGTGCATGAAACTTATCGCGCTGCATGTGATGCACTTGGGTTGCTTGGAAATGATATGGAATGGCGACAAGCATTAGAGGAAGCATCTCATTGGTCTTCTCCTGCTGATTTGAGACAACTTTTTGTTACTTTAGTCATTTTTTGTGAGGTTGCTGATCCAGTTAAATTATGGAATGAGTTTTGGAAAATGTTTACTGATgatattatttacaaattaaagAAAGTGTTAGGACTTCGTGAGATTCACATGCCTGAAATTGAACTGCAAAATTATGTCTTATTTGAATTGGAAGTATTGTTCAATCAAAATTCAAGCTCACTCTCCCAATTTAACCTCCCAATTCCTAATCGATTTGTCCTAGAAGATATGAGCAATAAATTGTTAAGAGAAGAACTAGACTATGATGTATGTGCTTTGAAATTAGAACACACAAAATTATTTGAAGGATTGAACGAAGAGCAATTAACAATATATAATTCTGTTTTGACCTCTATTCATGAAAATAGAGGGGATGTGATTTTTGTGTATGGACATGGTGGGACAGGAAAAACTTATCTTTGGCAGACAATTATCTCAAAAATTCGCTCAGAAGGCAAGATAGTATTAGCTGTTGCTTCATCTGGAATTGCCTCTCTTCTACTTCCTGGTGGGCGTACAGCACATTCAAGATTCAAGATACCTATAAAATTAGATGAGTATTCAACATGTGAAGTGAAAAAAGGAAGCCAACTTGCAAAATTGCTTTCTTATGCCAGCTTAATTATATGGGATGAAGCACCAATGAATCATAAAAACTGTTTTGAAGCTTTAGATAGAACATTGagagatattttaaaatcagaTGATGGAGGAACTGAGCAACGTTTATTTGGTGGCAAAACTATAatatttggaggagattttcgACAAATCCTCCCTGTTATTGTTGGTGGGACAAGGCAAGATATAGTTAATGCATCAATCACCAAATCATACATCTGGGACGTTTGTAAAGTTTTTCGGCTATCAACAAATATGAGATTGCTTAAATGTCCATCTAATGACATGTCAAAAGAAGAATTGGCGAAGTTTGCTAAATGGATACTTGATTTAGGTGATGGTAAATTGAATGCCATTAAATTAGACAACGAAGAAGAGGCTACGTGGATCACAATACCTGACGATTTGCTCATCAAAACTAATGGAGATGGTGTTAAAGATATTATTTCTGCTATTTATGGGGATATTCAAGAAAACTACAATAAAGTCTCATATTTAAGAGATAGAGCTATTATTACACCAATGAATGAAACAACTGATGAAATAAACAAATACGTTCTTTCTTTGCTGCCAAATGAAGAGAAGGTTTATTTGAGTTCTGATTCACTTTGTAAATCATCAAGAAATGCTGAAGACAATGATGTTCTCTATCCTGTTGATTTTTTGAACTCTCTGAAATTCAATGGTGTACCTAATCATgagcttaaattaaaaatagggGCTCCAATAATGTTGCTACGCAATATCAACCAAAGTGCAGGATTGTGTAATGGAACTCGGTTAGTTATTACTCAATTGGCTTCAAGAGTTATTGAGGCACAGATTTTCACTGGAAACCATGTAGGTGAAAAGGTTTATATTCCTCGCATTGTAATGAATGTGACGGAAACAAAATGGCCTTTTACATTAAAAAGAAGACAATTTCCTGTTCGTTTATGCTATGCCATGACAATTAATAAAAGTCAGGAACAAACACTACAAAAAGTTGGACTTTATTTGCCAAGGCCTGTATTCTCACATGGTCAGCTTTACGTTGGAGTTTCTCGAGTTACATCCCGGGATGGAATACGAATCCTAATTGAAGATAAAGAGAAGACTTTGGAAGGATATACACAAAATATTGTCTACAGtgaaattttttatgatttgaaCCAATAA
- the LOC109705507 gene encoding replication protein A 70 kDa DNA-binding subunit B-like, with protein MSVRNYKEKLYLSSCSASRFYINLDIPEVSAFQNNLKRREISVGPIQHIEATQQQTVNPYEQMFANRKTISELLMLNSSEVENTKYTCEAKIVEIDTAYGWWYKACYDCKGGVKDYDGTFWCNQCGKNDQSPVPWYKLNTIVSDETASANFTVFGKSAQDLIRVPAQQLATATNSNRFILPPIVKNIIGQNYVFQVGLESRKFSSSIQSFRVTKIYQNILPAKIKIEEEKEEDIDIREDSAPTSPNKTQNDTMDKTSASDVITKTITSKAKMEESAKQSKGKKKISAQTNSEETVKQSKGRKRTWSYIDSSQSDEEEK; from the exons ATGAGTGTACGGAATTATAAAG AGAAGCTCTACCTATCCTCATGTTCGGCATCTAGGTTTTATATTAACTTAGATATACCGGAAGTTTCagcatttcaaaataatttgaaaag GAGAGAAATAAGTGTCGGACCAATTCAGCATATTGAAGCGACACAACAACAAACTGTTAACCCTTATGAACAAATGTTTGCTAATCGCAAAACTATTAGTGAATTACTTATGTTAAATTCATCAGAAGTTGAG AATACAAAGTATACATGTGAAGCTAAAATTGTTGAAATTGATACGGCGTATGGTTGGTGGTACAAGGCCTGTTATGATTGCAAAGGAGGAGTAAAGGATTATGACGGCACTTTTTGGTGTAACCAATgtggtaaaaatgatcaatcaCCTGTACCATG GTACAAGCTAAATACCATTGTTTCGGATGAAACTGCTTCAGCGAACTTCACAGTTTTTGGCAAATCGGCACAGGATTTGATACGAGTTCCTGCTCAACAACTTGCAACTGCAACAAATTCAAATAGATTTATTCTTCCTCCTATTGTTAAGAATATTATTGGTCAAAATTATGTATTTCAAGTTGGCCTTGAGTCCCGCAAATTCAGTTCAAGTATACAATCATTTAGAGTTACGAAGATTTACCAAAATATTTTGCCTGCAAAGATCAAaattgaagaagaaaaagaagaagatattgACATTAGAGAAGATAGTGCACCAACAAGTCCTAACAAAACACAAAACGATACAATGGACAAAACATCTGCCAGTGATGTCATAACGAAAACAAT AACTTCCAAAGCAAAGATGGAGGAATCTGCGAAGCAATcgaaaggcaaaaaaaaaatcag TGCTCAGACTAACTCAGAAGAAACTGTAAAACAATCAAAGGGGAGGAAGAGAACCTGGAG TTATATTGACAGTTCTCAATCTGACGAAGAAGAGAAATGA